One window of Dyadobacter sandarakinus genomic DNA carries:
- a CDS encoding CBM96 family carbohydrate-binding protein, whose protein sequence is MKKHLLWQLSLLLFAFQITSTGQPVFKWDKNFGNDVRNGMGITGCSRVARTTDGNFLILSQSSEEAGEDKSNAGAGAWLIKITQDGIRIWDKTFRYTNASSVGDIIATPDGGSVMAVASYNTKGSTASEPGRGDHDYWIVKMSANGNIEWDRTLGGSLEDVVTSVIPTRDGGYIAAGYSASGATGDRTSGSRGGRDLWVVKLSASGQLEWDKSYGTSGNEDYAIIRPAQNGGYLISSRSEAPADGDKTKVKGGLDFWTIRIDSVGNKLWEKTYGGTEMEYLSEVLPESDGSFVLVGFSYSNAGFDKTEDRKGGIATDGWMIKIDSLGQVLWDKTLGGAKADEITYIEKTADGGYLISATSLSDAGYDKSENQKTYDDSDIQGDFWLIKLNARGNKIWDKTTGGDGGDGPRYGSETSRGNYVMIGSSNSNLFYARGDRSMWRKGRFDVWMAYLEEDQPALPQTTLRINAGGPDFTTATKKLFIGDKYYSGVDRTSSITSGDILNTTNDALYQSARCSPSFNYNIPVRNGQVNVTLHFAETYFGAPGKKGGAGSRRFNVNIEGVRQLTNYDIFSAAGGAMRAVQLTISVIVTDGVLNIDFLTGAADLPKVCAIEVIATSTTLSPVADAYVREGSYGSSNFGLFGNLEIKNFSGDPAVRRSSYLRFQLPASTTVGSAKLRIYGHNHENTKAISLHAYGIDNDNWTEVGITKSNAPGASTSSLGFTTITDAYKYYEIDVTSYVKAQQQSGEKLVSLLLSDPNNRNTRIILNSREASANPPQLVIQATNSAARLGLEEVLSEVQEKQPSIIYPNPVKDHFTISLSPEHAGAISFEMINAAGKSLTIPVPQNVKPGENTRLDIAGQSFNLGIYLLKVESDTFTEAIKLIIIK, encoded by the coding sequence ATGAAAAAACATTTACTCTGGCAGTTATCGCTTTTGCTTTTTGCTTTTCAGATAACCTCAACTGGTCAGCCAGTATTTAAGTGGGATAAAAATTTTGGCAATGACGTTCGAAATGGAATGGGCATAACTGGTTGCAGCAGGGTTGCCCGGACTACTGACGGTAATTTTCTTATCCTTTCTCAGTCGTCCGAAGAAGCCGGCGAAGACAAATCAAATGCCGGGGCTGGTGCCTGGCTGATCAAAATCACGCAGGATGGTATCAGAATCTGGGATAAGACATTCAGATATACTAATGCTTCATCAGTTGGTGACATCATTGCAACACCCGATGGCGGCAGTGTGATGGCAGTGGCCAGCTACAATACAAAGGGATCGACTGCCTCAGAGCCGGGCAGAGGTGATCATGATTACTGGATCGTCAAAATGTCCGCCAATGGAAACATCGAGTGGGACAGGACGCTGGGAGGGAGTTTAGAAGATGTTGTAACTTCTGTGATTCCAACGCGTGATGGTGGGTACATTGCCGCAGGTTACTCGGCATCCGGAGCCACGGGTGACAGAACTTCCGGATCCAGAGGAGGCCGTGATCTCTGGGTGGTGAAGCTATCAGCTTCTGGTCAATTGGAATGGGACAAATCATACGGCACATCCGGCAACGAGGATTACGCCATCATCAGACCGGCACAGAATGGAGGTTATCTGATATCATCCCGGTCAGAAGCCCCCGCCGACGGAGACAAAACCAAAGTAAAGGGCGGGCTTGACTTCTGGACGATCAGGATTGATTCTGTGGGTAATAAGCTATGGGAGAAGACGTATGGGGGCACTGAAATGGAATACTTAAGTGAAGTTCTGCCGGAATCGGATGGCTCTTTTGTTCTGGTGGGTTTTTCCTACTCCAATGCCGGCTTTGACAAAACAGAGGATCGCAAAGGTGGAATAGCCACCGATGGATGGATGATTAAGATTGATTCTTTGGGCCAGGTTCTTTGGGACAAAACGTTGGGAGGAGCGAAAGCAGATGAGATTACCTATATTGAAAAAACAGCGGATGGAGGATATTTAATAAGCGCAACAAGCCTGTCAGATGCTGGATATGATAAATCAGAGAACCAGAAGACCTACGACGATTCGGATATACAGGGTGATTTCTGGTTGATCAAACTGAATGCCCGGGGGAACAAGATCTGGGACAAAACGACCGGTGGGGACGGCGGTGACGGTCCACGGTACGGATCGGAGACATCACGCGGCAATTATGTGATGATCGGATCTTCCAATTCAAACCTGTTCTATGCAAGGGGAGACCGCTCGATGTGGCGTAAAGGCAGATTTGATGTGTGGATGGCCTACCTTGAAGAAGACCAGCCGGCCCTCCCACAAACCACCCTCCGCATCAACGCCGGTGGACCGGATTTCACCACCGCCACCAAGAAGCTGTTTATTGGAGACAAATACTACTCCGGCGTAGACCGCACAAGCTCTATTACCTCAGGCGATATTCTCAATACAACAAATGACGCCCTGTATCAGTCTGCTCGTTGCTCTCCTTCATTCAACTACAACATTCCAGTTCGCAATGGTCAGGTGAACGTAACTCTGCACTTCGCTGAAACCTATTTCGGTGCTCCTGGCAAAAAAGGCGGTGCAGGCAGCCGTCGGTTTAACGTGAACATTGAAGGCGTCCGCCAGTTGACAAACTATGACATATTTTCTGCAGCAGGAGGTGCTATGCGTGCCGTCCAGTTAACGATTTCCGTTATTGTAACAGACGGTGTACTGAATATTGATTTTTTGACCGGAGCGGCAGACTTGCCAAAAGTTTGTGCAATTGAAGTAATTGCGACAAGCACTACCCTTTCTCCGGTGGCCGATGCCTATGTACGGGAGGGCAGTTATGGCAGTAGCAATTTTGGACTTTTTGGAAACTTGGAGATCAAAAACTTTTCAGGTGATCCTGCCGTTCGTCGCTCTTCCTATCTAAGGTTTCAATTACCTGCATCCACCACAGTTGGTTCAGCGAAGCTTCGTATTTACGGACATAACCATGAAAACACAAAAGCTATCTCTCTACATGCCTATGGTATCGACAATGACAACTGGACTGAAGTCGGCATCACAAAGTCCAATGCTCCAGGTGCGTCAACTTCTTCCCTCGGGTTTACGACCATTACCGATGCATATAAATATTACGAGATTGATGTAACCAGCTATGTTAAAGCTCAACAGCAATCCGGAGAAAAGCTGGTGAGTCTGCTTCTTAGTGACCCAAACAATAGAAATACAAGGATAATTTTAAATAGCCGGGAAGCTTCGGCCAATCCGCCGCAGCTAGTCATTCAAGCAACAAACAGTGCGGCAAGGCTAGGCCTGGAAGAAGTTTTATCAGAAGTACAGGAAAAGCAGCCGTCAATCATCTATCCAAATCCCGTCAAAGACCACTTTACCATTTCACTTTCGCCGGAACATGCCGGTGCGATTTCTTTTGAAATGATCAATGCAGCTGGTAAAAGCCTCACTATTCCAGTACCTCAGAACGTCAAACCGGGTGAAAACACAAGACTTGACATTGCCGGACAATCATTTAATCTAGGCATTTATTTGCTGAAAGTGGAGTCGGATACATTCACTGAGGCGATCAAACTGATAATAATTAAATAG